DNA sequence from the Pelagibaculum spongiae genome:
GATCGAGTAAGATTTTCACCAGAGAAATCAACCAAATCCATTGATAATTGAATATCTGCGCTGAATTGATTTTTATCAGCGTTTTCTAACCACTGTTTACCAGCGCTAATATTTAAAGAAGCACTACCAGCATTATTATGGTAATGGGTCACACTGCTTTTTAGATAATCAGTAACGCTCAGTCCTGTTGTTTTTTGGCGGAAATCAATTGAAAAATGGCTTTGATTAATAGGAGACTCTTGAGTTTCAATAAGCAACCCATAATTATCATTAACACACTTTACAATAGTGAAATTCTCTAGTGCATCTTTTTGACAACCTCCTAGCGGTGGTTCAACAAATGTAGCCGATAGCCAGTTATGATTGATCATTCTTTGCCAATCAATAAATGCTGAACGAAACGTTTGAACGGCTGAAGCTTTCAAAAATTCAGGATCCACTGAATCCAGATCAACCGCAGAGGCTGGAAATATTTCTGCCTTAGCTAAACTAAATTCTACGACTTCTGTAATACCATCACAATCAGGGTCAATTGCTAAATTATCACTCAGCGTTAATCCAAGTTGATCATCCAGAAATAAACATACTTCTTTTTCTTGAGAAGTAATCTTATACATATATTTAGAACCAGTTTGTGCTCGCTGCGCAGCATCAGACCGCACTATCGCTTCAAAATCGAATGCACCAGAAAAGCTTACGCCTGCATAGTCGCCATTTTTTAATTTAATAGTGCCTGTTGCGGAAAATTCGTAATCATATGCCGATAAATAATTTTTTTCAAATCGGCCATGTGAAAAAACATTATACCCCTCTGTAAACAGAGATTTCTTATCGATAGAGATTACTATATTAGTATGTTTTTTCATAGACAATTCTTGACCAGAACGCCTGCCAAAATAATTGCTCTCATTAATTTCAATTAAATCTGAAAAAACATACTGGCTTTTGGAATTCGATATATAACTCACATTATCAGCCATATAAAAATCCCTACTATCCTTAGAAAACCCATTACTTATTTTATAGTCCGACTCTTCAAAATGAAACAACCCTACATTTTGATCATTTAAGGTACATTCTATTTTTGTAAAACCCCAAAGACCACCAGTTTGAGTGCAGGTGTCTGATAATTCAACAGACACATCAAATTCGAGATATTCTTTTTCCGAAAAATCAGCCCAGTCAATATATATATTTCCAAACTCATTATCTAAAACTTTCGCTACCAAGTTTAAATCAATTGAATCAAGGTCAATATACTCAGCTTCAAGTTCAGGTAATTCAGCAATCGTAAAGTTTGGATCACGACCATCACTGACACCATCACAGTTAGAATCAACCAGCAAGTTTTCTGGTTCAAATGCTATATCTATGTCATCCACTTTAGAAAAAAGACAAACGTTTTTTCCCTGAGACGTTATTTCATACATCACCGATGAACCAAGCTCAGCAATTTTAGCCTGCTCACTTCTCAATACTGATTTAAAATCGAATGCGCCGTTGAAGGAAACATTGTCAACAGAAAATGTTTTCACATAAACAGTCGAATCAATCGTAAATTCATATTTATTAGCACTAAGTGCATTGTTATTAAACTGATACACCCCAAGCTGATAGCCTTGATCAAAAATACCATCCAGCATTATAGAAACTTTTGTATCACTATAAACTTGCTGATTTATATTGAAATCAAGCGTAAATCTTTTAGATAATTTGACGTGCAAATCAATATTATCTTTGACTGAATATTGCTCATTAACCGTCCACGTATCTTTATCACCCAGGTTTTCACCATTCCATTCAAACCTCAGTTCTCTTGAATACCCACTACTTTCTTTTCGATCCAGAAATTCAGTTTCGTCATCATTACAGGTTTGGACATTGAACGTCCAATCACTACCCTGCTGATGGCACTCTTCTTGCATTTGACGTTCAATAGGCTCATCAATTAACCCTTTTTTAGATAATTCAGGCCAATCAATATAAACAGATGCTATTTGCTCATGTAGAATGTTGGCTATGTCTTCAGGTTTAACTAAGTCAAGGTCGATATAGGCAGCTTGGTATTCTGGCAAAGATTCAATGGTAAAGTTCGAATCCATGTTATCAACTACGCCGTTACAGTTTTTATCTAACTGAACATTCAATTCACCCTCTAAATAAAACTGATTATTTTCATTTTCAGTAAACAAACAGAGTGAACTTCCAGCAGAAGCAATACGGAACATTAATGGCGATGCTGGCTGAATTTTTTGTGCTTCTTCAGAACGAGCAATACGTTCAAAAGTGTAGCTATATGAAATATCTTTTTGTGCTGTAGCTACCCGACCTGAAATCGATTGGTAGACACTTGAGTTTAAAAGGTAATTTTGATCTACCCGATGATCTTCCTGACTGATTGCTTGCCCGGTAAAGCTTTTGGTCAGTATTCTCAGATCTACTGAGGCAGTTGATGCGTCGATCGGCGTCGAGATATCGTCAACTGTTTTTATCGAGCGTTTTTCATTTATCTGAACTGCTTCAGGACTATGCAATTTATAATCAGCTGCAACTGAAACCGTTGTAAAATACCCGTTATCTGAAGGGCGCTCTTCTCTCACCAGTTGAGAAAAACCTTTCTTATCATTGCTTTGTTTTATCTCAATTCGCGTACTACCGCAATCAGTCACTTCTAGCGCTAAAACATCTCCTTCACGCGTGCAGCTGGCACTTAACTGTTTTTCTGAAGATAGATTTAATAATTTATTTTTTCCCAGCGCATTCCAGTCAATAGAAACTTTCGAAAGCGTGTTATGAATGCTGATTGCCAGCAAATTACTATCGAATACTTTTAGATCTACTGCTTCTGCCTTAGTCTCTGCTACGGCTTCTATCGAAAATTCGGGAGCGCTAATATTGCCGCTTTCACTACTGCCTCCACCACCGCATGCTGAAAGTAAAACCACTAGTGGTAATATCTGGTATATCTTTTTATTCATAACCTACATCTCTCAATATCATGCGCCGACCTCCCATCAAGGCCAGCGATGCAACAATACCAAATTACAAAGATTTAGGCGCAAAAAAAAATGCCAACCCGAAGGTTGGCATTTTTTAAAATAACTAATAATTACTCTGCAACGCCATCACAGTCAGCATCTAAAATAGATGGCGTAGCTCCTGGAACAGCACAGACAGTTTTTTCAAAAGCATTAGTGAACTTATAAAAGAAATTTTTACCCGCTTGCATAGAAACTGCTTCGTCGCTACGTTGAATCACTTCAAAGTCGAATCCACCATCAATTTCATATCCATTTACTGCAGAATCATCAATGTCTTTTCTTCCGTGGTAACTACCACTAATAGTCACACCATCCTTACCATAATAATCTTCAACAAGGCCAACCCCATATGACCCTTTAGCTACAGCGCGATTCTTCCAAATGTCATTGGAAAATTTCATGGTCACATCATAACTAACCAAGCCTGTATCTACATCTTCATGCTTTGAAAAGTTTGTCTTGAAATTAACTGAAAGCGCTTGCTCCTCAACTCGATATTGATTTACAGTTTTAAGCTTTCTCGCTGTCGTATTAGATACTTGACGTTCAACCAATGCAAGTACATCGAAACCGTCTTCAGCATCAACTACTTTAAACTGACCTTTGAAAACCAGATCAAAAATAGCTCTAAAGTCACAATTCACACCAAAGAATTCAAAAGCATCACCAGTACTGGAGCACTCATTGCCACTACCTGGCATTTGATAGTCTGCAACTTTAAAACTGGTCTTTTCATTCACCAAGTGCCAATCAAGGCCGGAGTTATAAATAGTATCTTCAGCGGCAGCCACCAAAGACTCAACCGGTACTTCTTTAAAATCTAATGTAGGCAGGTAACGGTATTTTTCAAGGTAGTTGTCCCTTTTTAGATTAATTTATACCCGCCCTTTCTCTTTCTGGATTTAAAGCGACTTCATTTATATGGCTCCAATCCCTGATTGCGCCTGGCCATCGCTCTGGATGTTCTGATTTAGCCAATTCATAAACCGCCACTCTCTTTTCAAGTAGTTGCTTGTCTTCATTATTATGGCGCTGGTGCGGCGTCACAAATTTGATACCACTATGTCGATGCTCGTGGTTGTACCAACGTGCAAATTTTAACATCCAGCTTCTGGCATCATCCAGAGTTGCAAAGCCGCTGCTCGGATATTCAGGGCAGTATTTCACCGTTCGAAACAACGATTCTGAATAAGGGTTGTCATTACTGACTCTAGGACGGCTATATGAAGATCCAACACCTAATTCTTCGAGGCGCGCCTTAAAGGTAAAACTCTTCATCGGCGCACCATTGTCAGAATGAAGTACGGGTGGGTTTTTCAAGCAATTTTCTGATAATAAAGTGCGCGCTACCAATACCTTGGCATACTCACCCGATTCCACTTCATAGACTTCCCAGCCAACAATTTTTCGACTGTAAATATCGACAATCAAATATAAATACCAGAACAAGCCTTTGGTTCGAGAAGGTAAATAACTAATATCCCATGTCCAGACTTGATTTGCGCTTGTCGCGATATGCGTTGTCGGCTTTCGCCGTTTATGAGGCTTTTTACTACGGCCTCGATGCGTTAATTGGCCATTTCGTCTTAATACTCTGTACCAAGAGGATTCGCTGGCAATATAGGTGCCGCGATCTGCAAGCGTAGGGACAATCTGACAAGGCGGTAACCGACTGAATTCTTTTTGATTACTAATATTTAATATTGTCTTTTCTTCTTCCTTTGACAGCTTGTTAGCAGGCATATCTTTCACCACCAATGGACGTTGGTCTTCTATAGTTTTGCCTGCTTTGTCTTGCCAACGGTTCAGTGTTTTCAAGCTGATATTCAATATATCAGCAGCTTGGCGACGGCGCGCACCCTCAGTAATGGCTTGATGAAACCATTCCAAACACTGCTGGCGCTGTGCAAGTGACGTTAGTTGTCCTCGCTGTCGATTCCGTACCAAGCATCGAGCTTTTTTGAAAGAATCAACAGCGTGCTCGCCTCTGCAAGTGCTTTATCTTTACGTCTCAATTCTTTTTCTAACTTTTTGATTTTCTTTTCATCTGTTTTTTCTTTAAGCGTTTTTCGAGGCGCTTTGGATGCTTTTTCCGCCGATTGGTTACCGTGAATACAGGCTTGTTTCCATTGCTTTATCTGGTTTGGATACAGACCTTTTTCACGGCAATATTCACTCAGTTCAGCTTCATTAAAGCTGGCAGTTGCAAGGACAACAGCAAACTTAGCTTCAGCAGACCATTGTTCAGAACTCAGATGTTTTTCAGGCATGGGATGACCAGAGAGGTTAAATCGTTTGCGCCAATTGTACAATGCTGCCTCAGAAATACCTTCTTCTTTAGCAAGCACAGGAATAGATAAGCTTTGAGGAGGTAATAATCGTTTTAAAACAGCGTGTTTTCTTTCTTCAGAATAAGAGGGCATGTCCGTAATTCCTGCCATCCTCAATTGAAAAAGGATGGATTAAGTTAAGAGACAACTATCCTGACAGGGCGGGGTAAGTACTTCTAACCTGTTCAAAAGTAAATCTTGGATCGTCAAACCCTACAAAAGAAGTTGGAGTTGGAGTTGGAGTTGGAGTTGGAGTTGGCGTTGGCGTTGGCGTTGGCGTTGAACTGGAGCTAGATCCTCCACCACAAGCAACCAAGGCTGAAACTAAAGGCAACACTAACCATATCTTTTTATTCATAACACACATCTCTTATATTCATGCGCAAGCCTCCCATTAGAGCCTGCAGGCGTACAATATAAATAAGCAAAAATGTCAGTGCAAAAAAAAAACGCCGGCACATTGGCCGACGTCATTATTTTATATGATTTTTTAACCGCAATCACCGCAGACTTCACATTCGCTATCCCGTGACATTTGCAATGAGCGCCACTCACATTCAGTGCCATCAAATATCCAGAGTTTACCTAGTGGGCTTTTGCCGATATCGGCAAGGTATTTAATGGTTTCTAATGCTTGTTTAGAGCCCATGATACCGAGCAACGGGCTGATTACGCCGCTATCGCTGCAACTCATTTTCTGATCTTTAAAATCAGCTTCCGGGTACAAACAGGCATAGCAAGGGCAGTTTTCTTTAGTACTATCAAATACGCTGAATTGGCCTTCAAAACCAATTGCTGCAGCACTTACCAAAGGTTTCTTGGCCTCAACACAGGCGCGATTAACCGCAAAGCGCGTAGCAAAACTGTCTGAGCAATCCACCACCAGATCGACTTGTTTTGCCAGCTCAAGCAGGCGATCACTATCCAGTTTTTCCTGCAACAGCTCTAACTCTACATCTGGGTTAATTGCTGCCAGCCGCTCACCTGCCGCTTCTACTTTAGGCCGGTTAATATCTGCGGTAGAAAAATTAATTTGCCGCTGAAGATTTGAAAGCTCTACCGTATCTGGGTCAGCCAGAATGATTTTACCGACACCGGCAGCTGTTAAATAAAGTGAAGCCGGGCAACCTAAACCACCGCTACCGACAATTAATACCGAGCTTTGGGAAATTTTTTCCTGACCGGTATAATCAAACTGTGGCAATAAAATTTGCCGACTGTAACGGAGCAGTTGTTGATCACCTAGCTGGTACATAGAGTTTTCCCAAGATAACTTTATTTAAATGCATTTTACCGGGAGCGCAGGCAGCTTGCCTGCATTTAAATGCGATAGCATTTTTATTCCACAGCCATGTGCCTACGGCACTTTGCAGGCGGGCCGCCTGCGCTCCCAGCAAACTCATATGCCAAGGAAGTTAATAACACTTTTTCCCAATCGAGATTCGGTCATTTCCACCGTAATCTTTTATGGTTTCTACCGCTGAAAAAGCAGCTTCAGTTAATAAAGCCCTAACGGCTTCACCCTGGTCAAAACCATGCTCAAGCATTAGCCAGCCCTGCTCATTCAAATGATCAGGAGCTTGGGCAATAATCTGTTGTAAATCTGCCAGACCATGATTTTCTGCGGTCAGCGCAGTAATCGGCTCATTTACTAATGAGGGTAAATGCACATCTTTCGGGTCGATATAAGGCGGATTGGAAACAATACAGTCAAACTGCTGGCCAGCAAATGGTTCTAGCCAACTACCATGGGAAAATTCTACCGGAAGATTGAGCGCAGCGGCATTGGCTTTGGCAACATCAAGTGCATCAACAGAATAATCACTGGCCGAAACTTTCCAACCGGTTTGCTCTGATTGAATCGCTAAAGCAATCGCACCGGTTCCTGTACCTAAATCAACTAGCTTTGCATTTGGATTCGTTATTTTTTGCAACACAGTCTCCACCAGAATTTCAGTATCCGGCCGTGGAATTAATGTTGCAGCAGTCACCTTGAGTTTTAATGACCAGAATTCTTTATAGCCAACAATATAAGCCGATGGCTCACCTTTAATTCGGCGACCAATCATTTGTTGGAATTGCTGGATTATTTCTTGATTAACTATTTTATCGCCCCAGCAGCGTAACCAGGTTCGATCTTTTTCTAGCAGATCACCAAGAAACAATTCACAGTCAATTCGGGGAGATTCAATATTGGCTCGATCGAGCTGTTGCGTGGCATCACGCAACAGCTGATCAATGGTAAGGCTATCTGTGGGCATTATGCTTCGGCCAGAGCAGCCAACTGGTCTGCTTGATATTCCTGAACCAGCGGCTGTAACAGCTGACCCATTTCGCCTTGCATAATGTCATCGAGCTTGTACAAAGTCAGGTTGATGCGGTGATCAGTCACCCGGCCTTGTGGATAGTTATAGGTACGGATTCGATCAGAACGGTCGCCGGTACCGACCAGCTTTTTACGTGCTTCTGACTGTTCTGCGTCATGCGCTTCCTGGGCGGCACTGTACAAACGAGACTGCAAGACTTTCATCGCCTTAGCCTTGTTCTTGTGCTGGGAACGCTCATCCTGACACTCAACCACTACGCCTGTTGGCAAGTGAGTCAGTCGAATTGCAGAGTCGGTTTTGTTTACGTGCTGACCACCTGCGCCTGAAGCACGGAATGTATCGACACGCAAATCACCTGCGTTAATTTCGATTTCATCAACATCATCAACTTCAGGCATGATCGCAACCGTACAAGCCGAGGTATGAATTCGACCTTGCGATTCGGTTTCTGGCACCCGCTGAACTCGGTGTGCACCCGATTCAAATTTCAGACTGGCATAGACTTCATCACCGGTAATCCGGCAGATAATTTCTTTATAGCCGCCCATTTCGCTTTGGCTTTCCGAAACAATTTCGACTTTCCAGCGACGCTTTTCCGCATAACGGCCATACATTTTAAACAAGTCGCCAGAGAACAACGCTGCTTCGTCACCACCGGTTCCTGCTCGAATTTCCAGGTAAACGTTGCTGTTATCGTCTTTGTCTTTTGGAATCAGCAGAATTTGTAACTCGCCTTCCAATTCTTGCATGCGATTTTTCAATGGCCCGATTTCTTCTTCGGCCATATCTTTCATCTCTGGGTCATCCAGCATCAGCTTGGCTTCTTCCAGATCTTCGTCGCACTGACGAAACTCACTGAAGCATTTTACCAATGGCTCCAATTGGCTGTATTCCTTGGACAGATCACGGAACTGGTTCTGATCCGCCATCACTTCTACCTCACTTAACAGGGCAGAAATTTCCTCATGACGCTCAATCAGACCGTCAAGTTTCATTCTTATAGAGGGTTTCATCTGTGCTACTGAATTCCGTAAATATTTCTCAGCTGGCTGATCAGCTCATAGTCCTGCTGTGCGGCAGCATCCCTGAGACAGAGTGTCGGCTGGTGTAAGAATTTGTTGGTTAAGCGATTTGCCATCTGACTCAGTACTTTTACCGGGTCAGCGCCAGCAGCCAGCAACGCCATTGCCTGCTTGAGCTCGGCGTCACGCAACTGTTCATGTTCCTGGCGATAGGCGCAAATCGTATCCACCGCATCGAGCGAACGACGCCACGACAGAAAAGTTTGCACATGCAAACCAATCATTTCTTCGGCCTGTACTGCAGCCTGTCGGCGACTACTCAGATTATCTTGAATCACTTCGCGAAGATCATCCACAGTGTAGAGATAGACGTCTTCTAGCTCATTGACCTGAGATTCTATATCGCGAGGTACTGCGATATCGACCATGAACATGGGTTGGCGGCGGCGTTGTTTCAATGCCTGCTCGACCATGCCTTTGCCCAATATTGGTAAAGGCGCCGCGGTAGATGATACCACCATATCGGCTTTTGCCAGATAATCTGGCAAAGCATCGAGTGCAATCGCTTCTGCACTCATTTCTTTGGCAAGGGTTTCGGCTCTTTTTACCGTGCGATTAGCAATAATCATTTTGCTAACGCCCTTGGCTTTTAAATGCTTGGCAGCTAGCTCAATAGTTTCTCCAGCACCGATTAGCAATACGGTAATTTGAGAAAAATCACTGAAAATGTGCCGTGCCATATCAACTGCAGCAAAAGCCACAGATACCGGATTAGTGCCGATATCGGTATCGGTTCTCACTTGCTTGGCAGCAGTGAAAGTATGCCGGAATAATTGTTTTAACCAACGGCCGAGTGTTTTGAATTCGCTGGCTTGTTGCCAGCAATCTTTTACCTGACCGAGGATCTGCGGCTCACCGAGCACCATTGAATCTAAGCCACTAGCAACTCGCATCATGTGTTTGATGGCTTCATCTTCACGATAACGGAATAAATAAGGCGATAAAGAATCCAGCCCCAGCGAATGGAAGCTGGCTAACCAATTGGCTAGGGCAGTTTCTACATCTGATTCAGCACTGCCTTCAATAACGGCATAAATTTCGGTGCGATTGCAGGTCGACAGGATCGCGCATTCCCTCACACCTCTTTGCTCAAGCAAAGACTGATGCGCTTGCTGCAAAATGTCAGGGCCAAATGCAACCCGTTCGCGAATTTCGACCGGGGCGGTCTGGTGATTCACACCCAGAACAACAATGATCATAGAATCAACTGAATGTCCGGCAGCCGTCACGGCCTGTCAAAAAAAAAGGATAGTTTCCGCATACCAACTTCATACAGTTGGTTATAGTGTCACTATACCGCATGATTTCAGGAAGTCTGGATACCTCTAAAGGACCCTCTCCACTTATGAAGCTATTTCCGACCACTGGCCTGATGCTTCTGCTCTTGTCTGGCTGTGCGAATCTTAACACGCCAGAAACACTTGCGCAGGCATCACAACCTGACACATCTCAGGTCAAAACCGCCACTACCCCTACAGAGGTAGCCCTTTCAGGTAGATCTAAAACAGCCAACAAGGCCAGTTTAACCAGTGCTAA
Encoded proteins:
- a CDS encoding HesA/MoeB/ThiF family protein, whose protein sequence is MYQLGDQQLLRYSRQILLPQFDYTGQEKISQSSVLIVGSGGLGCPASLYLTAAGVGKIILADPDTVELSNLQRQINFSTADINRPKVEAAGERLAAINPDVELELLQEKLDSDRLLELAKQVDLVVDCSDSFATRFAVNRACVEAKKPLVSAAAIGFEGQFSVFDSTKENCPCYACLYPEADFKDQKMSCSDSGVISPLLGIMGSKQALETIKYLADIGKSPLGKLWIFDGTECEWRSLQMSRDSECEVCGDCG
- the hemA gene encoding glutamyl-tRNA reductase; its protein translation is MIIVVLGVNHQTAPVEIRERVAFGPDILQQAHQSLLEQRGVRECAILSTCNRTEIYAVIEGSAESDVETALANWLASFHSLGLDSLSPYLFRYREDEAIKHMMRVASGLDSMVLGEPQILGQVKDCWQQASEFKTLGRWLKQLFRHTFTAAKQVRTDTDIGTNPVSVAFAAVDMARHIFSDFSQITVLLIGAGETIELAAKHLKAKGVSKMIIANRTVKRAETLAKEMSAEAIALDALPDYLAKADMVVSSTAAPLPILGKGMVEQALKQRRRQPMFMVDIAVPRDIESQVNELEDVYLYTVDDLREVIQDNLSSRRQAAVQAEEMIGLHVQTFLSWRRSLDAVDTICAYRQEHEQLRDAELKQAMALLAAGADPVKVLSQMANRLTNKFLHQPTLCLRDAAAQQDYELISQLRNIYGIQ
- the prmC gene encoding peptide chain release factor N(5)-glutamine methyltransferase encodes the protein MPTDSLTIDQLLRDATQQLDRANIESPRIDCELFLGDLLEKDRTWLRCWGDKIVNQEIIQQFQQMIGRRIKGEPSAYIVGYKEFWSLKLKVTAATLIPRPDTEILVETVLQKITNPNAKLVDLGTGTGAIALAIQSEQTGWKVSASDYSVDALDVAKANAAALNLPVEFSHGSWLEPFAGQQFDCIVSNPPYIDPKDVHLPSLVNEPITALTAENHGLADLQQIIAQAPDHLNEQGWLMLEHGFDQGEAVRALLTEAAFSAVETIKDYGGNDRISIGKKCY
- the prfA gene encoding peptide chain release factor 1, with protein sequence MKPSIRMKLDGLIERHEEISALLSEVEVMADQNQFRDLSKEYSQLEPLVKCFSEFRQCDEDLEEAKLMLDDPEMKDMAEEEIGPLKNRMQELEGELQILLIPKDKDDNSNVYLEIRAGTGGDEAALFSGDLFKMYGRYAEKRRWKVEIVSESQSEMGGYKEIICRITGDEVYASLKFESGAHRVQRVPETESQGRIHTSACTVAIMPEVDDVDEIEINAGDLRVDTFRASGAGGQHVNKTDSAIRLTHLPTGVVVECQDERSQHKNKAKAMKVLQSRLYSAAQEAHDAEQSEARKKLVGTGDRSDRIRTYNYPQGRVTDHRINLTLYKLDDIMQGEMGQLLQPLVQEYQADQLAALAEA
- a CDS encoding IS3 family transposase (programmed frameshift), giving the protein MPSYSEERKHAVLKRLLPPQSLSIPVLAKEEGISEAALYNWRKRFNLSGHPMPEKHLSSEQWSAEAKFAVVLATASFNEAELSEYCREKGLYPNQIKQWKQACIHGNQSAEKASKAPRKTLKEKTDEKKIKKLEKELRRKDKALAEASTLLILFKKARCLVRNRQRGQLTSLAQRQQCLEWFHQAITEGARRRQAADILNISLKTLNRWQDKAGKTIEDQRPLVVKDMPANKLSKEEEKTILNISNQKEFSRLPPCQIVPTLADRGTYIASESSWYRVLRRNGQLTHRGRSKKPHKRRKPTTHIATSANQVWTWDISYLPSRTKGLFWYLYLIVDIYSRKIVGWEVYEVESGEYAKVLVARTLLSENCLKNPPVLHSDNGAPMKSFTFKARLEELGVGSSYSRPRVSNDNPYSESLFRTVKYCPEYPSSGFATLDDARSWMLKFARWYNHEHRHSGIKFVTPHQRHNNEDKQLLEKRVAVYELAKSEHPERWPGAIRDWSHINEVALNPERERAGIN